The sequence TAAGATTCATATAATATTGCAAATGTAAATTAAACTTCAGTGTTCCACAGGAATTCTTAACAAAACTACATTTTATACTAGTCTTTGGTTTTCTAATTGGGGATGACAAAGGCATCTCTATGGAAAGAATTTTGATTATCTCCTATAAAAGTAAGATATTATCCACCATGTCATATTTACACAGAGTCACACATAAATTCCTTTTAGGTTTTATGGCCAGAAAAAGCTTCTTTTCCTACTACAGAATATACAACTCTTACTTCAGTTTCTATCTTAGCTGCTAGTAAGGCTAGTAGGCTCAGAGCTAAATTACAAAATGTTACTTAGTTTAAGGCTTCTGTTATATCTTCTAATAGTTTATGTGGCTCTTGATCTTTTGTGTATCTAATATACAATCATgctctcactctttttttttatgaaactGGTACATAATCAGGCATAAGACAGTTACTACCggagttccctgatggtccagtatcAGGATTCCCTTTCAAAGCCTGGgctcagggttcaatccctgctcaggaaactgagatcccacaagccgagtggccaaaacaaaccaaaaaagacaGGTACTGCCAATGTTGAGAATTTTAATCAAGTCACAATTGTGTATAGATGCCTCTGCCACAACAAGTCATAAAGAACTTAAATGACAACAAATGCCATAAATTTATTAAACTTAATTTTCAAATTAGAAGGTTTAGACAAATGAGGATggcaaaaaataatttcatttccggggaaaagaataactttaaaatatataggaCTTAGGACTTtcctaatgaaaatattaaaagctttaAAACTAAGTTTGCTTAATCTTACTTaccatgccttttaaaaattaatagggcATTTTAATTGTAACAAAAAAGGACTTACATACCTTATGTAAACAAGTGTCCACTACCCAATTGCACACATTTTCCAGGTCATCAGATACCTCAAGCCTAGATTTAACAAATTCACAGAGCTCCTCATTACTCATAACATCCCAGATCCCATCACAAGCCAAGATGATAAATTCATCCTCTTCTGCTCTTAAAATTTCATAAACCTCAGGCTCTGGAGAAACAAGTTGTTCTGTTGGGCCCTTGCCATCAACACACTTGTAATCATAGTCCCCCAGAGCACGAGACACTGCTAATGAACCATTAACACGCTGTATCATTACGCTGCCTCCTGCATTTTGGATTCGCTCCTTCTCCCTTGGGTTGCAAGGTTTGTGATCTTGGGTAGAAAAGCAGACTTGTCCACTCCTATACAGAACAGCCCGTGAATCGCCACAGTTGATGAAGTAGATGTGCTTAGGTGAAATCATAACTCCCACCGCAGTTGAACCGCTcctgtccatgccatttctgaGGTCTGAAAAGTTACGCATGTATTCATCAATTTTCAAAAAGCCAGTTCTGATACCATTCTTGACGTTCTCCACTGAAGGCTCAAGAGCAGACCCTGACTTGCCAGCGGCCCTGAAGTCTTCGTTGTTAGTGATGTGTTCTAACAAGTGTGTTGAGCAGTAATTTGCTACTCGGGATCCGGCATGACCGTCATAAACTGCAAAAAAGGACCAGTCTTCCAAGCCGTGCGGAATCCCGACAACGGCTGTGTGCGCGTCTTCCATTTCCACTCTCCACCCCTGCATGCTGCTCAGGCCGTAGCGCAGGCCGTTCCCAGCACCGTGAGCATTGTGTTTCTCAGTTTTGGGTTTGTCCAAAAATGCACCCATGTTTAGTAATAAatctgaaaggggaaaaaaaatgtagatgttACATATTTAAATTAAGAGCATTTATCAACAACAGTTCATCTGTTTTCTAGTTAACTCCTAATCTTGTGTATTTTTATTATCAAAACTTACAGGAatcacaacaaaaaagaaaccaagcAAACTGCCCCATACATCCTTCTAGAACAGTGGTTTCTCAATCCTTACACACTAGAGTCTCCAGGGGTGGGACCCAgatattattatctttttaaaaatgcctctCTGGTGATCTGCATGTGCAGCAGGCTGAAAACCACTGttggcagagaaaggaaaaccaagaaacaaaacctgtttgttttttttttaatttataatttgagGGTTCAATATGTAAGACAGAACAATGGGAATATTCAAAACTTGGCAACATCTTGCTCAATTTATTAAGGTAGAAAAGTATGCtaatacattttagaaagatttccaAAAGTAAGTGTTATAATCAAGTATATTCCCCCACCAGAGATCTTGACAACCcccaaaattaattaaaacaaaatatcagtTTTACAAATATGTGATTCCATCTAGGTTGTACTGCACATCAAATAAAGAACTTTACTTGGACTGACAGAAACCATTAACCCATAAAAACGAGTATAACTTTAATGATGTGCTGAAGAGCATACTACTTAATATTGCCGAGTTTCACAATCCATGAAGTGGCATTAGGACAACTTTTactgagaaaaaaagtaaaagtaaaaaaaaaaaaagtgctttactTTTACCCATTAGAGAACTGCGAAATCCACTACACATCACCATCCTCCCAACTTCACTTTTAGAATAAAATCTTTTCAATTTTAAACGCCCTGGACTAGAGCAGTGGGAATGAGAATGCCTTGATATGTTTGCCATATACAAGCCTGGCCCTAAGACTCCTGAGTTGTGTGACCTTAGTAAGTTTCTTAGTCTGTTAAACCTTAAATTCCTCCTCTgtcaaatgggaataataacaataatacccACAcctgactttcctggtggctcagacggtaaagcgtctgcttacaatgcaggagacctgggttcgatccctgggttgggaagatcccctggagaaggaaatggcaacccactccagtattcttgcctggagaattccatggatggaggaacctggtaggctacagaccatggggtcacaaagagtcagacacgactgagtgacttcactcactcactacaCCTAACAGCGaagaatgtattaatatatagtgCTTAGAATAGTTCCCGAGACATAGTAAACACCACAAAATGTTTGCTGTTACTATTTGctcaaaatgcagattcccacACCCCCattttccccgcccccccccataGATCTTGTATGGGGTCTTCAAAAAAGCATGCTGGTGACTTAAGAATCACATTTTGAGACATATTAGTCTAGATCAACTTACTTTCATTTGACTCTAGGTATCTTGGAGAGAGCTCTTTTTCAGCTGTAACTGTTACCTAACTACAATAAAACTATATATTCCTATTCCTAAAAACCCAATGAACCACcatatataatatttgtaaatTTCAGCAGTTTTATAACTTTTCATTATATACTAATATACTAATTATGTACTAATTATTAAtacaaa is a genomic window of Muntiacus reevesi chromosome 3, mMunRee1.1, whole genome shotgun sequence containing:
- the PPM1B gene encoding protein phosphatase 1B isoform X3, producing MGAFLDKPKTEKHNAHGAGNGLRYGLSSMQGWRVEMEDAHTAVVGIPHGLEDWSFFAVYDGHAGSRVANYCSTHLLEHITNNEDFRAAGKSGSALEPSVENVKNGIRTGFLKIDEYMRNFSDLRNGMDRSGSTAVGVMISPKHIYFINCGDSRAVLYRSGQVCFSTQDHKPCNPREKERIQNAGGSVMIQRVNGSLAVSRALGDYDYKCVDGKGPTEQLVSPEPEVYEILRAEEDEFIILACDGIWDVMSNEELCEFVKSRLEVSDDLENVCNWVVDTCLHKGSRDNMSIVLVCFSNAPKVSDEAMRKDSELDKYLESRVEEIMEKSGEEGMPDLAHVMRILSAENIPNLPPGGGLAGKRHVIEAVYSRLNPHRESDGGAGDLEDPW
- the PPM1B gene encoding protein phosphatase 1B isoform X2, with protein sequence MGAFLDKPKTEKHNAHGAGNGLRYGLSSMQGWRVEMEDAHTAVVGIPHGLEDWSFFAVYDGHAGSRVANYCSTHLLEHITNNEDFRAAGKSGSALEPSVENVKNGIRTGFLKIDEYMRNFSDLRNGMDRSGSTAVGVMISPKHIYFINCGDSRAVLYRSGQVCFSTQDHKPCNPREKERIQNAGGSVMIQRVNGSLAVSRALGDYDYKCVDGKGPTEQLVSPEPEVYEILRAEEDEFIILACDGIWDVMSNEELCEFVKSRLEVSDDLENVCNWVVDTCLHKGSRDNMSIVLVCFSNAPKVSDEAMRKDSELDKYLESRVEEIMEKSGEEGMPDLAHVMRILSAENIPNLPPGGGLAGKRHVIEAVYSRLNPHRESDGFEPSVVYLDSLFTF
- the PPM1B gene encoding protein phosphatase 1B isoform X1, with product MGAFLDKPKTEKHNAHGAGNGLRYGLSSMQGWRVEMEDAHTAVVGIPHGLEDWSFFAVYDGHAGSRVANYCSTHLLEHITNNEDFRAAGKSGSALEPSVENVKNGIRTGFLKIDEYMRNFSDLRNGMDRSGSTAVGVMISPKHIYFINCGDSRAVLYRSGQVCFSTQDHKPCNPREKERIQNAGGSVMIQRVNGSLAVSRALGDYDYKCVDGKGPTEQLVSPEPEVYEILRAEEDEFIILACDGIWDVMSNEELCEFVKSRLEVSDDLENVCNWVVDTCLHKGSRDNMSIVLVCFSNAPKVSDEAMRKDSELDKYLESRVEEIMEKSGEEGMPDLAHVMRILSAENIPNLPPGGGLAGKRHVIEAVYSRLNPHRESDGASDEAEESGSQGKLVEALRQMRINHRGNYRQLLEEMLTSYRLAKVEGEENPAEQAATATSSNSDAGNTVTMQESHTESKGDLAELDSRTEDAGTKMSGEKL